A genomic region of Pseudoalteromonas piscicida contains the following coding sequences:
- a CDS encoding class I SAM-dependent methyltransferase codes for MTTFIKREFPMFGQEIDLLKNYPKSKRDTKGRANVITEADREIARQYGKDFFDGDRTYGYGGFSYFPRFWQPVVPDLKAHFGLNESSSLLDVGCAKGFMLYDLQQMIPGMTLRGLDISRYALENAKEEVKELLTLGNAKALPYEDNSFDVVMSINTIHNLEENECAMALREIERVSRGKSFITVDAYRNDEEKERMMEWALTAKTIMHVDDWKQFFRDNGYTGDFYWFIP; via the coding sequence ATGACTACATTCATAAAGCGTGAGTTCCCTATGTTCGGACAAGAAATCGATTTATTAAAAAATTACCCTAAGTCTAAGCGCGATACTAAGGGCCGTGCCAACGTGATCACCGAAGCAGATCGCGAAATTGCCAGGCAATATGGCAAAGACTTTTTTGATGGTGACCGTACCTATGGTTACGGTGGCTTTAGTTACTTTCCGCGTTTTTGGCAGCCTGTTGTACCGGACCTGAAGGCACACTTCGGCCTTAATGAAAGTTCTAGCCTGCTGGATGTTGGATGTGCAAAAGGCTTTATGCTGTACGACCTGCAGCAGATGATCCCGGGTATGACATTGCGCGGACTGGATATTTCTCGATATGCCCTGGAAAATGCCAAAGAAGAAGTCAAGGAGCTATTGACTTTAGGCAATGCCAAGGCGCTGCCCTATGAAGACAACAGCTTTGATGTGGTGATGTCAATCAACACCATTCACAACCTGGAAGAAAATGAATGTGCCATGGCACTGCGTGAAATCGAGCGCGTCAGTCGTGGCAAATCTTTTATTACCGTCGATGCCTACCGTAACGATGAAGAAAAAGAACGCATGATGGAGTGGGCACTGACAGCCAAGACCATTATGCATGTGGATGACTGGAAACAGTTTTTCCGTGATAACGGTTACACTGGCGATTTTTATTGGTTTATTCCGTAG
- a CDS encoding GDP-mannose 4,6-dehydratase, translating to MANAPILVLGSNSFSGASFCAHLLKQEHSVLAVSRSAEPHTALLPYKWQTNQPDFHQFDLNHQLDDIMALIKRHKVSTVYNFAAQSMVGQSWQYPEHWFMTNAVSTIKLHNQLKDLDHLDKYVHISTPEVYGSCEGLVKEHNNYQPSTPYAVSRAAADMSLHTFFDVYKFPVLFTRAANVYGEGQQLYRIIPRTILFALLGKVLPLHGGGHSTRSFIHIDDVSDATLKIGTQGTLGETYHISTERMITIRALVELICDMLQVPFEQVCAVTEDRLGKDAAYLLDSNKVRSELNWQDQVSLENGLERTIAWVKQYQSELSTLPHDYIHKA from the coding sequence ATGGCTAATGCGCCAATCCTTGTACTCGGTAGTAACTCCTTTTCGGGCGCTTCTTTTTGCGCCCATTTACTAAAACAAGAACATTCAGTGTTGGCAGTCAGTCGCTCAGCAGAACCTCACACCGCTCTGTTGCCCTACAAATGGCAGACTAACCAGCCTGATTTTCATCAGTTCGACCTCAACCACCAGCTGGACGATATTATGGCCCTGATCAAACGCCATAAGGTCAGTACTGTTTATAACTTTGCGGCGCAGAGCATGGTGGGACAAAGCTGGCAATATCCGGAACACTGGTTTATGACCAATGCGGTGTCAACCATCAAACTGCACAATCAGTTAAAAGACCTGGATCACCTGGACAAATACGTACATATCTCTACACCAGAAGTGTACGGCAGCTGCGAAGGTCTGGTGAAAGAGCATAATAACTACCAGCCCAGCACCCCTTATGCGGTATCGCGTGCTGCGGCAGACATGAGCTTGCATACCTTTTTTGATGTCTACAAATTCCCAGTGTTATTTACCCGCGCAGCGAATGTGTATGGTGAAGGTCAGCAGCTCTATCGCATCATCCCCAGAACCATTTTGTTTGCGCTGCTCGGTAAGGTATTACCTCTGCATGGCGGTGGTCATTCAACCCGCTCGTTTATCCATATCGATGACGTGTCAGACGCGACACTGAAGATTGGCACACAAGGCACATTGGGTGAGACGTATCATATCTCAACCGAACGCATGATCACCATTCGCGCCTTGGTTGAGCTGATCTGCGATATGCTGCAAGTGCCTTTTGAACAGGTCTGTGCCGTCACCGAGGATCGCCTCGGCAAAGACGCAGCCTACCTGCTTGACAGCAACAAAGTCCGCTCAGAACTGAACTGGCAGGATCAAGTCTCTCTGGAAAACGGCCTGGAGCGTACCATTGCCTGGGTCAAACAGTACCAGAGCGAACTAAGTACATTACCCCATGACTACATTCATAAAGCGTGA
- a CDS encoding SIS domain-containing protein: MTKQQSIITPLPSIDPIVSLTESYVETLHKVLSNLDGNAVKQLVSTLLDMKANGGTLYLCGNGGSAANAIHLANDFTFGVHPQGDALKVEALAANSSVLTCLGNDIGYDNIFAHQLKVKASAQDVLLVLSGSGNSGNIIRAIEQAQALGMHTVGILGFDGGKAKPLLNQAFHFAIQDMQISEDTQVVIGHILMKALYQELNHG; the protein is encoded by the coding sequence ATGACTAAGCAACAAAGTATCATCACTCCGTTACCATCAATTGACCCCATCGTGTCGTTAACTGAAAGCTACGTTGAGACATTGCACAAAGTATTAAGCAATCTTGACGGTAATGCAGTCAAACAGCTGGTCAGCACTTTGCTGGATATGAAAGCCAACGGCGGTACCTTGTATTTGTGTGGCAACGGTGGCTCGGCCGCCAATGCCATCCACCTTGCAAACGACTTTACATTTGGTGTTCACCCTCAGGGCGATGCCCTGAAAGTGGAAGCACTGGCAGCAAACAGTTCAGTGTTGACCTGTCTTGGCAATGACATCGGCTACGACAACATTTTTGCTCACCAGCTAAAAGTGAAAGCATCCGCGCAGGATGTGTTGCTGGTTCTGTCTGGCAGTGGCAATTCAGGCAACATCATCCGTGCCATTGAGCAAGCCCAGGCTTTGGGGATGCACACTGTCGGAATTCTTGGATTTGATGGCGGCAAAGCCAAGCCATTGCTCAACCAGGCATTTCACTTTGCGATTCAGGATATGCAGATCTCTGAAGATACCCAGGTGGTGATCGGACACATTCTAATGAAAGCCCTTTATCAGGAGCTCAATCATGGCTAA
- a CDS encoding NAD-dependent epimerase/dehydratase family protein, with protein sequence MNKKTVLVTGATGYKGTVLVPKLLAKGYRVIALDTQWFGNFLTSHENLTVIKSDVRQTENIDLSTVDSIIHLASIANDPCGDLNPKLTWEVSALATMQLADKAKRAGIKQFIYASSGSVYGVKDEDQVTEDLTLEPISEYNKTKMVAERVLLSYADDMTVQIVRPATVCGLSPRQRLDVSVNMLTMQALENGKITVFGGAQVRPNIHIDDITDLYIYMLEHPEKTSGVFNAGFENISIMDIANMVKARIDCDVEVTPSNDPRCYRINSDKLLATGFKPTKNVATAIEELIDAYRRGQLKNEDRFYNLKWMQREVL encoded by the coding sequence ATGAATAAAAAAACCGTATTAGTTACTGGTGCTACCGGCTATAAAGGAACGGTGCTTGTTCCTAAGTTGCTGGCTAAAGGATATCGAGTTATCGCGCTGGACACCCAATGGTTTGGGAATTTCTTGACTTCACATGAGAATCTCACCGTAATTAAAAGCGATGTTAGACAAACTGAAAATATAGACCTCTCAACTGTTGACAGCATCATTCACTTAGCTTCTATTGCTAACGATCCTTGTGGAGATTTAAACCCTAAGTTAACTTGGGAGGTCAGTGCGCTCGCCACAATGCAGCTGGCTGACAAAGCGAAACGTGCTGGTATCAAGCAATTTATATATGCCTCGTCAGGCAGTGTTTACGGTGTAAAAGACGAAGATCAGGTTACTGAAGACTTAACGTTGGAGCCCATTTCCGAGTATAACAAGACAAAAATGGTCGCTGAAAGAGTACTACTTAGCTACGCAGATGACATGACCGTTCAAATTGTCCGACCCGCCACCGTTTGTGGTTTATCTCCTCGCCAACGCCTGGACGTATCTGTCAACATGTTGACGATGCAAGCACTAGAGAATGGCAAGATTACGGTCTTTGGTGGCGCACAGGTGCGGCCAAATATCCATATCGATGATATTACTGACCTGTATATTTATATGTTGGAACATCCCGAAAAAACCAGTGGTGTGTTCAATGCAGGATTTGAAAACATCTCCATTATGGACATCGCCAATATGGTAAAGGCTCGGATCGATTGCGACGTTGAAGTGACGCCATCGAACGATCCAAGGTGTTACCGCATCAACTCGGATAAATTGTTGGCGACTGGATTTAAGCCCACTAAAAATGTCGCCACTGCGATTGAAGAACTGATTGACGCCTATCGCAGAGGCCAGTTAAAAAATGAAGATCGCTTCTATAACCTTAAGTGGATGCAGCGAGAAGTATTATGA
- a CDS encoding cytidylyltransferase domain-containing protein, with the protein MQARMTSSRLPGKVMLPLCNSSVLQVMLDRLGDLVNNVVIATTDDGTEQPIVDLCRRLNIKYFRGSTENVLSRYYLAARHYGAQDNTAIVRLTSDCPLIDSTLVRLAIDYYQNHNVDMVSLGPHSGFPRGLDTCVFAFRLLARTHELAHSAPDKEHVTLGMPKFNTINSHTISAGEDNSHYRLTLDEPDDYTAIQAIYLQFNNNLNFSYSELLETLKNHPHLADINKHVEQKTV; encoded by the coding sequence ATTCAGGCCCGAATGACATCGAGCCGATTACCGGGCAAAGTTATGTTGCCGTTATGCAATAGCTCTGTACTACAAGTGATGTTAGATAGACTCGGGGATTTGGTTAATAATGTAGTTATTGCAACCACCGATGATGGTACTGAACAACCCATAGTAGACCTTTGTAGACGCTTAAATATAAAGTATTTTCGCGGAAGCACAGAAAACGTATTAAGCCGCTATTACCTAGCCGCTCGTCATTATGGTGCTCAAGACAATACAGCAATTGTTCGCCTGACCAGTGACTGCCCCCTTATAGACTCTACGTTGGTACGCTTAGCTATTGATTATTATCAAAACCATAACGTGGATATGGTCAGCTTAGGACCACATAGTGGCTTTCCCCGAGGTTTAGATACCTGTGTATTTGCCTTTCGTCTACTGGCTCGCACGCATGAACTTGCACATAGTGCACCAGACAAAGAACACGTCACCTTAGGTATGCCTAAATTCAACACCATCAATAGCCACACTATCAGCGCTGGAGAAGATAATAGCCACTATCGCCTGACACTGGATGAACCAGATGACTACACCGCTATTCAAGCAATTTACCTGCAATTTAACAACAACCTTAACTTTAGTTACAGCGAATTATTGGAAACATTAAAGAATCACCCCCACCTAGCCGATATAAACAAGCATGTTGAACAGAAAACTGTCTAG